A window of Rhododendron vialii isolate Sample 1 chromosome 11a, ASM3025357v1 contains these coding sequences:
- the LOC131307688 gene encoding zinc finger BED domain-containing protein RICESLEEPER 1-like produces the protein MVVDNATSNDVMVRLLKSWLKEKSLLCSKGALFHVRCSAHILNLIVQDGLQVIVSLISKIRDSVRYLKRSPSGKQKFDLAVSQLKLNGLKKVPMDVPTRWNSTYEMLEAALPLRDAFARLDLIDKNYDHNPSDEEWEIATIICECLEVFFKATCHFSGTCFPTSNVFFPEICKIQMQLNEWETSEYDFLRLMAKPMSQKFAKYWDESCLALAISVVLDPRCKMAVVEFYYEQIYGPCESTSYIDRVHTIFSKLFDEYDSGGGVLEGSSSSRSHAVMGSSKHNLDGF, from the coding sequence ATGGTTGTTGATAATGCAACAAGTAATGATGTCATGGTTAGGCTTCTAAAGAGTTGGTTAAAGGAGAAGTCATTATTGTGTTCGAAGGGGGCATTGTTTCATGTGCGTTGTAGTGCACACATTCTTAATCTGATTGTTCAGGATGGGTTGCAAGTTATTGTGAGTTTGATATCGAAAATTCGTGATAGTGTGCGGTATTTGAAGCGGTCCCCTTCTGGGAAACAAAAATTTGATCTTGCAGTGAGCCAATTGAAGTTGAATGGTTTGAAAAAAGTCCCCATGGATGTTCCTACTAGATGGAACTCCACTTATGAGATGCTTGAAGCCGCATTACCTTTGAGGGATGCATTTGCTCGCTTGGACTTAATTGATAAGAACTATGACCACAATCCTTCAGACGAGGAATGGGAGATAGCAACGATAATTTGTGAGTGCTTGGAAGTATTTTTTAAAGCCACATGTCATTTCAGTGGCACATGTTTTCCCACATCAAATGTATTTTTCCCTGAGATATGCAAGATACAAATGCAACTTAACGAGTGGGAGACAAGTGAATATGACTTTCTTCGTTTGATGGCTAAGCCTATGAGTCAGAAGTTTGCAAAATATTGGGACGAGTCTTGCTTGGCACTCGCAATTTCTGTAGTTCTTGACCCAAGATGCAAAATGGCTGTGGTGGAGTTTTATTATGAGCAAATATATGGCCCTTGCGAGTCCACCAGTTACATTGACAGGGTCCATACTATCTTTTCTAAGCTTTTTGATGAGTACGACAGTGGCGGAGGTGTTTTAGAGGGTAGTAGCTCGAGTCGAAGTCACGCGGTCATGGGTTCTTCCAAACATAACTTGGATGGCTTTTAG